Proteins from one Nicotiana tabacum cultivar K326 chromosome 23, ASM71507v2, whole genome shotgun sequence genomic window:
- the LOC107797911 gene encoding syntaxin-22-like — MSFQDLESGRSLGPRRGYMNGKQDPTQAVASGIFQINTAVSTFQRLVNTLGTPKDTPELREKLHKTRVHIGQLVKDTSAKLKQASETDHRIEVSASKKITDAKLAKDFQAVLKEFQKAQRLAAERETAYTPFVPQAVLPSSYTASEIDVSTEKSPEQRALLVESRRQEVLLLDNGIAFNEAIIEEREQGIQEIQQQIGEVNEIFKDLAVLVHEQGAMIDDIGSNVENAHAATAQGRSQLAKAAKTQRSNSSLTCLLLVIFGIVLLIVIIVLAA, encoded by the exons ATGAGTTTTCAAGATCTTGAATCGGGTCGGTCGTTGGGGCCCCGACGGGGATATATGAATGGAAAGCAAGACCCGACTCAAGCTGTGGCGTCTGGAATCTTCCAGATTAATACTGCTGTTTCAACGTTTCAAAGGCTGGTCAATACACTCGGAACACCCAAAGATACCCCCGAGCTACGTGAGAAATT GCACAAGACGAGGGTACATATTGGTCAATTAGTGAAAGATACATCTGCAAAACTTAAGCAAGCCAGTGAAACAGATCATCGTATTGAAGTCAGT GCTAGCAAGAAAATAACAGATGCTAAACTCGCTAAAGATTTTCAAGCGGTCTTGAAGGAGTTTCAAAAGGCTCAGCGGCTTGCAGCTGAGAGGGAGACAGCATATACACCTTTTGTTCCCCAAGCAGTTCTTCCTTCTAG TTATACAGCCAGTGAGATAGATGTTTCTACGGAAAAGAGTCCAGAACAGCGAGCTCTCCTTGTGGAATCTAGAAG ACAGGAGGTTTTGCTATTGGACAATGGGATTGCTTTTAATGAAGCAATTATCGAAGaaagagagcagggaatacaagAAATACAACAACAAATTGGTGAAGTGAATGAAATTTTTAAGGACCTTGCTGTGCTTGTTCACGAGCAAGGAGCTATGATTG ATGATATTGGTTCCAACGTTGAGAATGCTCATGCTGCAACTGCACAGGGGAGATCGCAACTTGCTAAAGCTGCAAAGACCCAAAGATCAAATTCATCTCTG ACTTGCTTGCTCCTAGTGATTTTTGGAATCGTGCTCCTCATTGTGATTATAGTACTTGCAGCCTGA
- the LOC107797909 gene encoding uncharacterized protein LOC107797909 produces the protein MELHDILAMIISVILIARISDTAVSSEVYAPYLDKYVTKSYFWKHDNLEDLKFEDFIAHDVLSSACVSLQDNIIFAPKLSALHRNLIGEGSHRRLSSSLRLKMSSESVSRPPKSCEVIIVERLPSGVFADPFELQHLVQRGVLREAAVFGDTNLELPSFRSNRSLVEVHLEMGSNLISEQKDEQEIHMELPLHARYQPLGHRFSKVEFAAPDLFLRCNSKGKQHDMSCLFSLDKQSAESNDGHPLWEVPCGSSQHMESVSAFTFILAVVSALLIIVASITYSGETAIETALNND, from the exons ATGGAACTTCATGATATTCTGGCAATGATCATTTCAGTGATACTAATTGCTAGGATCAGCGATACTGCAGTATCAAGTGAA GTCTATGCACCTTATCTTGACAAATATGTTACAAAATCCTACTTTTGGAAACATGACAATTTGGAAGACTTGAAGTTTGAAGATTTTATTGCACATGACGTACTGTCCAGCGCATGTGTATCCCTGCAAGACAACATCATATTTGCACCAAAACTATCTGCTTTACATCGAAATCTGATTGGTGAAGGCTCCCATAGGCGTCTGTCATCATCTCTCAGATTGAAGATGTCATCGGAGTCCGTTTCCAGGCCTCCAAAATCTTGTGAGGTGATAATTGTTGAAAGACTGCCTTCTGGAGTCTTTGCAGATCCTTTTGAGCTACAACACCTTGTGCAGCGTGGTG TTCTTAGGGAAGCTGCTGTATTTGGAGATACAAATTTAGAGTTGCCCTCATTTCGGTCAAACCGGTCACTTGTTGAGGTTCATCTGGAAATGGGTTCCAATTTAATATCAGAACAAAAGGATGAACAGGAAATACACATGGAACTTCCTCTACATGCACGTTATCAG CCACTAGGACACAGATTCTCAAAAGTCGAATTTGCTGCACCTGACTTGTTTCTGCGTTGCAACAGTAAAGGAAAACAACATGACATGAGCTGTTTGTTTTCGCTAGACAAACAAAGTGCTGAATCAAATGATGGTCATCCGTTGTGGGAAGTACCATGTGGAAGTAGTCAACACATGGAAAGTGTATCTGCTTTTACTTTCATCTTAGCTGTTGTATCAGCTCTTCTCATCATTGTTGCCTCTATTACGTATTCTGGTGAAACAGCGATTGAAACAGCCCTGAATAATGATTAA